ATCAGCCCACGGAACCGCTTTGATGGGATCGGGCAACCGCACCTACGGTGAAGAACTTCGCGGCGAGGGCAAAGGTTCCTTCCTCACGCTGGCCAACGGCTTGCGACTCGCCACCCACCCGATGTTTTCCGGAGTCACCCGGGAGATGTGGAGCAAAGGAAAAGCCACGCTCACGGACATCGATATTCAAGCAGGAGACCGCTTGCTCAAGGTTAGCGGCAAGGTCAAACACGCCGAGGGGACTCCTCCGGTGTATGCCGTGCTGGCCTACTGCGATCCCGCTGGCCGTAGTAACTACGACGCCACCACGGCCACCGCCATCCCCGACGCCGAAGGGAATTTCACGCTACACTGCACCGACCTTCAAGCCGGCAAATCCGCCTCCCTACGCCTGATCGCCCTCTATGCCAACGGTGACGCCACCTCCCACATCGGAAGCCGGACACCTTACGCGTTCCCCTACCTGGTCGATAAGAACGGCCAAGCCAATCTCGACACCTGGAATCTACTCAGAGAATTCCTTCCCTTACAATCAGCCATTCAACGACGGAACCAAAAGGACATCCACAAGGAACTGACCCTTCTCAGCAAATCCCAGCAGCCGAAGGCCTCGGCCATTGCCAAACGTATGCTCGCTCGCGGTCACCCACATCCATCACCTGAAAAGATCGAGGCCGAAGTTCAAGCCGTCGCCCTGGCCGACACCACACCGGCATCTGCCAAAGTCGGCTATTTCCGGCCCACCTACAACCGCCTTCCCAGACCCGATGCCATCCTGCAATCCGAAAGCCAAATCTTTACCAGCGGCATCTATGCCCATGCGCCGGCCAAACACAGCTATCAACTGGGAGGAAAATGGAAAACGCTGAGCGGTCAATGCGGCATCGCCCAAGGCAATAGCGGAAGCTGTGTCTTTGTCATCAAAGCCGATGGAAAAACGCTCTGGCGCTCAAAAACCGTCAAATCCGGAAGACTCCAAGGCTTCAAAATCGATGTCAGCGGCAAACAAAACCTCGAACTCATCGTCGAAGATGCAGGAGATGGCAATGGTTCAGACTGGGGGCTCTGGCTGGAGCCTCAACTTAAACGATAAACAGAGACTTCACGGTTAAGCTCACGGGCACGTCATCGTTTCCGAGCTTTCCCTGTGATCCAAGGTTTTCAAATCCCGCAGCTATGTCTACATTCACTGCGTGACCAGCACTGATCTTTCCCGCCACCTTTCCTCCTTTTTACCAACCGACCAAGTGTCCACGGCCGAGGACGTCCTGGATGCTCACGCCTCGGATAAGTGGCACGCATCCGCACTGCCGGATGTCGTGGTTTTTGCCCACACCACCGAAGACGTCGCCAAAACCGTCGCTTTTGCCCATCAGCATGGCATCCCGGTCTACACCCGCGCTGCCGGAACCGGCCACATCGCCGGATGTGTCCCCGTTCATGGTGGCATCCTGATCTCGACGGAGCCAATGAACGAAATCCTCGAGATCAGCCCGTCCGACGGCACCGCGGTGGTCCAACCCGGCGTCATCACCGGGGAGCTCCAACAAGCAGTACGCGAGCATGGATGGTATTACCCACCCGACCCCGCATCGCTGAAAGAATGCACCCTCGGAGGCAATGTCGCCACCAATGCAGGAGGCCCACGCTGCCTGAAATACGGTGTCACCAAACAATACATCCTCGGGCTCACCGTGGTCCTCGCCGACGGACAAGTCCTCAAAACCGGAGGCCGCTGCCATAAAAACTCAACCGGCTTCGACCTCACTTCCCTGATGGTTGGCTCCGAAGGCATGCTCGGTATCATCACCGAGATCACGGTCCGCCTGATCCCCCACCCGCAGACCCGTGCCATGCTCGGGGCCTCGTTCCCGGATTTTGCCGCAGCGGCGGCGGCCGTGCAAGCGATCCTGGACGCAGGCACCCTGCCCAGTGCCCTTGAGATCACCGATGGCTTCACCATGAATGCCGCACGCGATTACCTCGGAGCCGACAAGCTGCCACCGGGAGATGCCTACCTCATGATCGAAATCGATGGAAACACAGAGACCGTAGCCCGCGAACTTCCCACGCTGCGTGATTTTCTGCTCGAGCATCAGGCACTTCGCATCGATGAAGCGCCAAATGAAGATGCCTGCGAGCGCATCTGGCAGCTCCGCCGTGATTTTTCCTACTCGCTGAAACACACCGGACTCACCAAACTCAATGAAGACATCGTCGTGCCTCGCTCCAAACTCGTCGCCTTGGTCGAATTTGCCGAACAACTCCAACAAGACACCGGC
The Oceaniferula marina DNA segment above includes these coding regions:
- a CDS encoding NPCBM/NEW2 domain-containing protein, which gives rise to MRTFYLAILASALCYPPPSAAAAPSSPNEEAAQKSAKALKIIKAWRGDAQANPSDARTLHVVYWTPSDHPAAPAYRERLSRTMFHIRDFYAREMKRLGFGPLSINLDTEKDELLKIHMVTGLKPYADYKPSDGQRILKECVPSLEKAGITENKETILIFCNLSKWDAEKMLIVQDSPYYARGTHCEGCAWQVDSPILDPNDLDKKQPMLRDRQYGRISLGRYNSIFVGGVCHELGHALGLPHNRERQDERSAHGTALMGSGNRTYGEELRGEGKGSFLTLANGLRLATHPMFSGVTREMWSKGKATLTDIDIQAGDRLLKVSGKVKHAEGTPPVYAVLAYCDPAGRSNYDATTATAIPDAEGNFTLHCTDLQAGKSASLRLIALYANGDATSHIGSRTPYAFPYLVDKNGQANLDTWNLLREFLPLQSAIQRRNQKDIHKELTLLSKSQQPKASAIAKRMLARGHPHPSPEKIEAEVQAVALADTTPASAKVGYFRPTYNRLPRPDAILQSESQIFTSGIYAHAPAKHSYQLGGKWKTLSGQCGIAQGNSGSCVFVIKADGKTLWRSKTVKSGRLQGFKIDVSGKQNLELIVEDAGDGNGSDWGLWLEPQLKR
- a CDS encoding FAD-binding oxidoreductase, producing MTSTDLSRHLSSFLPTDQVSTAEDVLDAHASDKWHASALPDVVVFAHTTEDVAKTVAFAHQHGIPVYTRAAGTGHIAGCVPVHGGILISTEPMNEILEISPSDGTAVVQPGVITGELQQAVREHGWYYPPDPASLKECTLGGNVATNAGGPRCLKYGVTKQYILGLTVVLADGQVLKTGGRCHKNSTGFDLTSLMVGSEGMLGIITEITVRLIPHPQTRAMLGASFPDFAAAAAAVQAILDAGTLPSALEITDGFTMNAARDYLGADKLPPGDAYLMIEIDGNTETVARELPTLRDFLLEHQALRIDEAPNEDACERIWQLRRDFSYSLKHTGLTKLNEDIVVPRSKLVALVEFAEQLQQDTGIPVACFGHAGDGNIHTNIMVADYDDPEIKAKADAALDRLFTWVIENDGVISGEHGIGLAKKPWITQALGETSMEVHRQIKQTLDPKNILNPGKFLD